Part of the Pseudomonas sp. M30-35 genome is shown below.
GGTCATCAGTTCGCTCTGGTGGGGGCTGCTGTTACTGCTGGGCGTGGCTGCGCTGATTGATGCCTGGCTGCTGTACAAAACACCCTCGCCACGCCTCGAACGCAACTTACCCGGCCAACTGCCACTGGGGCGCTGGAGCGATGTGCAACTCACCCTGCACCACAGTTACACACAGCACATCGAGGTGCAGGTATTCGATCACTGCGCCCATGAAATGGCCAGCGAACACCTGCCACAGCGTGTGGCGTTACGACCAGGTGAGCAAACCCAGTTCAGCTACCGCGTGCGGCCACTGGTGCGCGGCCACTTCAGTTTTCCACGGGCAGAGATCAGCCTGCCAAGCCGCTTAGGCCTGTGGCAGGCTCGGCGGGTACTCAATGTCGCTGACGAAACCCGGGTTTACCCCGACTTTGCCCGACTCTATGGCGCCCAGTTGCTAGCGGTTGATGACTGGCTAAGCCAGATGGGTGTTCGTCAGCATCAGCGACGCGGCTTAGGCATGGAATTTCATCAGCTACGTGATTTCCGCGATGGCGACTCATTGCGTCAGATCGACTGGAAAGCCACTGCTCGTAAACGCACACCGATTGCCCGTGAGTATCAAGATGAACGCGATCAGCAAATTGTGTTCATGCTCGACTGTGGCCGCCGCATGCGCAGTCAGGATAACGAGCTGTCGCATTTCGACCACGCGCTCAACGCCAGTCTGCTGCTCAGCTACATCGCATTACGCCAAGGCGACGCCGTAGGCCTGAGCACCTTCGCCAGTGAACAAAGCCGCTATCTAGCACCGGTCAAAGGCGCTGCACAGCTCAATGTTTTGCTTAACAGCGTGTATGACCTTAAAAGCACTCAACTGCCTGCGGATTATACGGCGGCGACTGATGCACTGCTCAGCCGGCAACGGCGGCGGGCACTGGTTGTGATCGTCACTAACTTGCGTGATGAAGATGATCAGGAACTGCTTGGCGCCGTTAAACGCTTGAGTCGCCAGCACCGTGTATTGATCGCCAGCTTGCGCGAAGAAGTGCTGGATACACTGCGCCAAACACCGGTGCAAAATCTCGACTCGGCAATCGCCTACTGCGGAACTGTCGACTACCTGAATGCCCGCGACACACTGCACGAGCGTCTAGTCGCAAACAATATTCCAGTGCTTGATGCACGCCCTAGCGAGCTGGGGCCAGAGCTGGTTAGCCGTTACTTGTCATGGAAAAAGGCGGGTGTCCTTTAACCCTGACTTAACGCTATAAAACTGATACAAAAAACCCGCTAATGTCAGCGGGTTTTTTTATACATTATTTACCCAGTCGGCTAGTGTGCTGCTGACTTGATCAACTCGATATACGGCTGTGCGTTACGCTGATCCTGAATCAAGGCAACAAAATCGTTGCCGTCAGCATCTTTAGCGTTGACGTCATAGCCTGCGGCGACGAAAAAGCCGAGGAAACGCTCAAAGTCATCGAAACGCAGACCGCGATAGGCTTTAACCAGCTTGTGCAACGACGGCGGCGTGTCATCAGCGGGCTCGACATCGAGGAACAACTTGATCGGCTCATCACCAATCTCTTCACCAATCACTTGTTTCTTGTCTTTACGCATCACTGACTCCAGCTAAACCGGGCTACACGGGCCGGCAAGTGTACCCCGCGGACCCATTGCGCTCAACGCTCAGTCGATTGCGTCGAACTGCGCGCGCATCCAACTCAGGTACTCGGCCACTTGCGGGCTGCCCTCTTGCGGCGCCCAACTGGCGTGCTCGCCTTCGCCAATCGGCAGATACGGCCCGGCCTTGCACTCGAACAGAATGCTGTCGGCCTCAAGCACGACCAAGGCGTGGAAGATCCCTGGCGGTAGATCAACACCGACACAATCAGAGCCCGCCGCGAGAATACGCTTAGCCTGCACTGCGCCGTCCTGATCAAAAATCAGCAGCCCCAAGCGCCCCTTTACCACCAGTAACGCTTCAGCTTTGTCCGCTGAAAGGTGGCGGTGCGGCGGGATATAGGTATCCGGCTGCAAGCCAATTGCCATGCGATGACAGGGTTCCTGCATTTCATGGAAATTGTGATGCTGGCGCTGACGCGGATTTTGCGCAGCCTTGTGCGCTAAGTCCGAGAACAAGGCTTGATCGAGAAATGCAGGGCCGCGCATAGGCTTACATGCCTTTAACGGCAAAAATGCCAGGCGCGTTGCGCCAGTAACCTTTGTAATCCATGCCGTAGCCGAAAATGTAACGGTCAATGCATGGCAAGCCAACGTAGTCAGCCTTAAGGTCTGGGCGCGCTTTGCGGTCATGGTCTTTATCAACCAGCACTGCGGTATGCACAGCACGAGCGCCCGCGTGGTGGCAGAAATCGATAATCGCGCCGAGGGTGTGGCCTTCATCGAGGATGTCATCAATGATCAACACATCGCGATCAATGAACGAAACCTCAGGCTTGGCCTTCCAGAAGAGATCACCACCGCTGGTTTCGTTGCGATAGCGCGTGGCGTGCAAATAAGACAGTTCCAGCGGAAAGCTTAGCTTCGGCAGCAGCTTACCGGAGAAGATAAGCCCACCGTTCATGACGCAGAAAACCACAGGGTTGGTATCCGCCATCTCGGCATTGATAACTTCAGCCATCTTGCAGATGGCGGCTTCAACCTGTTCGTCGGTGTACAGACAATCAGCTTCAGCCATTACCTGACGGATGTGCGCGAGATCAGCAGACATGTTCGTTCCTCTTGGGTTAGCGCAACACGAAAACCTGATCGGTGCGTCAAAATAAAAGTCGGCAAAGGTACGCATGTGTCTGGCGGGGAGCAAGCCTTCACAGACGAACGAGCGCCATTTATGCGCGATATTCCGGCAATCCGGATAATAATTGGCATAAATCAACAAAACCAATCTTAACTTAGGCGACATCAGTGAGCACAGCGCCGCCCTTTATTGCGCACAATGCTTTAATCTAAGCCAGTTTTTTTGCCAGCTCAGTCGGAGAGCCCTAACACATGCCAATCCAAGAGATTCGCCACCCGCTGATTCGCCACAAAATCGGCTTGATGCGTCGCGCTGATATCAGCACCAAGAACTTCCGCGAATTGGCTCAAGAGGTCGGTGCCCTGCTGACTTACGAAGCAACCAAAGACCTGCCACTGGAAACTTACGAGATTGCCGGTTGGTGTGGCCCGGTGCAAGTAGAAAAGATCTCCGGCAAGAAGATCACCGTGGTGCCTATTTTGCGTGCAGGGATTGGCATGCTCGAAGGCGTACTCAGTTTGATTCCGGGCGCCAAGGTCAGCGCCGTCGGGGTTGCACGCAATGAAGAAACATTGCAAGCGCACACCTACCTGGAAAAGCTGGTCCCGGAAATTGATGAGCGCCTGGCGATGATTATCGACCCGATGCTGGCGACCGGCGGCTCGATGGTCGCGACCATCGACCTGTTGAAAAAAGCAGGCTGTAAGGAAATCCGCGCCATGGTGCTGGTTGCTGCGCCCGAAGGTATCAAAGTAGTTAACGATGCACACCCGGATGTAGAGATTTACACCGCATCGATTGATGAGCGCCTCAACGAGCATGGCTACATCATTCCTGGGCTGGGCGATGCAGGCGACAAAATTTTCGGCACCAAGCAAAAGGACGCCTAAGCATGCAACACCAAGTGCAAGACGCCACATGGCGTCAGGCGTTGGCCGGTTCTCAAATGT
Proteins encoded:
- a CDS encoding DUF58 domain-containing protein — translated: MKPARRLLIALAALLLCAVLLGTLNALAIELPEVISSLWWGLLLLLGVAALIDAWLLYKTPSPRLERNLPGQLPLGRWSDVQLTLHHSYTQHIEVQVFDHCAHEMASEHLPQRVALRPGEQTQFSYRVRPLVRGHFSFPRAEISLPSRLGLWQARRVLNVADETRVYPDFARLYGAQLLAVDDWLSQMGVRQHQRRGLGMEFHQLRDFRDGDSLRQIDWKATARKRTPIAREYQDERDQQIVFMLDCGRRMRSQDNELSHFDHALNASLLLSYIALRQGDAVGLSTFASEQSRYLAPVKGAAQLNVLLNSVYDLKSTQLPADYTAATDALLSRQRRRALVVIVTNLRDEDDQELLGAVKRLSRQHRVLIASLREEVLDTLRQTPVQNLDSAIAYCGTVDYLNARDTLHERLVANNIPVLDARPSELGPELVSRYLSWKKAGVL
- a CDS encoding PA4642 family protein, whose amino-acid sequence is MRKDKKQVIGEEIGDEPIKLFLDVEPADDTPPSLHKLVKAYRGLRFDDFERFLGFFVAAGYDVNAKDADGNDFVALIQDQRNAQPYIELIKSAAH
- a CDS encoding WbuC family cupin fold metalloprotein, producing MRGPAFLDQALFSDLAHKAAQNPRQRQHHNFHEMQEPCHRMAIGLQPDTYIPPHRHLSADKAEALLVVKGRLGLLIFDQDGAVQAKRILAAGSDCVGVDLPPGIFHALVVLEADSILFECKAGPYLPIGEGEHASWAPQEGSPQVAEYLSWMRAQFDAID
- a CDS encoding hypoxanthine-guanine phosphoribosyltransferase produces the protein MSADLAHIRQVMAEADCLYTDEQVEAAICKMAEVINAEMADTNPVVFCVMNGGLIFSGKLLPKLSFPLELSYLHATRYRNETSGGDLFWKAKPEVSFIDRDVLIIDDILDEGHTLGAIIDFCHHAGARAVHTAVLVDKDHDRKARPDLKADYVGLPCIDRYIFGYGMDYKGYWRNAPGIFAVKGM
- the upp gene encoding uracil phosphoribosyltransferase is translated as MPIQEIRHPLIRHKIGLMRRADISTKNFRELAQEVGALLTYEATKDLPLETYEIAGWCGPVQVEKISGKKITVVPILRAGIGMLEGVLSLIPGAKVSAVGVARNEETLQAHTYLEKLVPEIDERLAMIIDPMLATGGSMVATIDLLKKAGCKEIRAMVLVAAPEGIKVVNDAHPDVEIYTASIDERLNEHGYIIPGLGDAGDKIFGTKQKDA